One window from the genome of Apus apus isolate bApuApu2 chromosome 12, bApuApu2.pri.cur, whole genome shotgun sequence encodes:
- the KLHL13 gene encoding kelch-like protein 13 isoform X2, whose protein sequence is MMWRDTLFLCSNLRSLVEEEDPHMKVSLGSSDMGVSAHLQSSKTGTTRFFTSNTHSSVVLQGFDQLRVEGLLCDVTLVPGDGDEVFPVHRAMMASASDYFKAMFTGGMKEQDLMCIKLHGVNKIGLKKIIDFIYTAKLSLNMDNLQDTLEAASFLQILPVLDFCKVFLISGVSLENCVEVGRIANTYNLTEVDKYVNNFILKNFPALLSTGEFVKLPFERLAFVLSSNSLKHCTELELFKAACRWLRYEEPRMEYAAKLMKNIRFPLMTPQDLINYVQTVDFMRTDNTCVNLLLEASNYQMMPYMQPVMQSERTAIRSDSTHLVTLGGVLRQQLVVSKELRMYDEKAHEWKSLAPMDAPRYQHGIAVIGNFLYVVGGQSNYDTKGKTAVDTVFRFDPRYNKWMQVASLNEKRTFFHLSALKGHLYAVGGRNAAGELATVECYNPRMNEWSYVAKMNEPHYGHAGTVYGGLMYISGGITHDTFQKELMCFDPDTDKWTQKAPMTTVRGLHCMCTVGDKLYVIGGNHFRGTSDYDDVLSCEYYSPTLDQWTPIAAMLRGQSDVGVAVFENKIYVVGGYSWNNRCMVEIVQKYDPEKDEWHKVFDLPESLGGIRACTLTVFPPEDNTGSPSRESPLSAP, encoded by the exons GTTTCTTTGTTCTAATCTTAGATCTCTGGTGGAAGAGGAGGATCCTCATATGAAAGTATCTCTTGGTAGCAGCGATATGGGCGTTTCTGCCCACCTACAGTCTTCTAAGACAGGGACCACAAGATTTTTCACCAGCAATACTCACAGTTCTGTGGTATTACAG GGTTTTGACCAGCTGCGAGTGGAAGGTTTGCTTTGTGATGTGACACTTGTTCCAGGAGATGGTGACGAAGTGTTTCCAGTTCATAGAGCAATGATGGCTTCAGCAAGTGATTACTTCAAGGCCATGTTCACAG GAGGAATGAAGGAACAGGATCTGATGTGCATTAAGCTTCATGGTGTCAACAAAATAGGCCTAAAAAAGATCATTGATTTCATTTATACTGCAAAACTTTCCCTTAACATGGACAACCTTCAGGACACTCTGGAAGCTGCCAGTTTTTTGCAGATTTTACCTGTTTTGGACTTCTGCAAAGTGTTCCTTATCTCTGGG GTTTCGTTGGAAAACTGTGTTGAGGTTGGGCGAATTGCCAACACCTACAACCTCACGGAAGTGGATAAATACGTTAATAATTTCATCCTGAAGAACTTCCCTGCATTATTAAGTACTGGTGAATTTGTGAAACTCCCCTTTGAACGTCTTGCCTTTGTGCTTTCAAGTAATAGCCTTAAGCACTGCACTGAACTTGAACTCTTCAAGGCGGCTTGTCGCTGGCTGCGGTATGAGGAGCCGCGGATGGAGTACGCTGCAAAGCTCATGAAGAACATCAGGTTTCCACTGATGACGCCCCAGGATCTTATTAACTACGTTCAGACAGTGGACTTCATGAGAACTGACAACACCTGTGTGAACTTGCTTTTGGAAGCCAGCAACTACCAAATGATGCCATACATGCAACCGGTTATGCAGTCGGAGAGGACTGCCATTCGGTCGGACAGTACCCACTTGGTGACCTTGGGCGGagtgctgaggcagcagctggttGTCAGCAAGGAGTTACGGATGTACGACGAGAAGGCCCACGAGTGGAAGTCCTTGGCTCCCATGGATGCACCAAGATACCAGCACGGCATCGCCGTGATCGGAAACTTCCTGTACGTAGTGGGAGGGCAGAGCAATTATGACACGAAGGGAAAGACGGCGGTGGACACGGTCTTCAGGTTCGATCCTCGCTACAACAAGTGGATGCAAGTGGCATCTTTGAACGAGAAGCGCACCTTCTTCCACCTAAGTGCCCTCAAAGGACATTTGTATGCAGTCGGTGGCCGGAACGCAGCGGGTGAGCTAG CTACAGTGGAATGTTACAATCCCAGGATGAATGAATGGAGCTACGTCGCAAAAATGAACGAGCCCCACTATGGTCATGCTGGAACTGTGTATGGGGGATTAATGTATATTTCAG GGGGAATTACCCACGATACTTTCCAAAAGGAACTTATGTGTTTTGACCCTGACACAGACAAATGGACTCAGAAAGCTCCAATGACCACAGTCAGAGGTCTGCACTGCATGTGTACTGTAGGAGACAAGCTCTATGTGATTGGTGGAAACCACTTTAGAGGAACGAGTGATTATGATGATGTTCTAAGCTGTGAATATTACTCACCAACTCTAGACCAGTGGACTCCAATTGCTGCCATGTTACGTGGGCAAAGTGATGTTGGGGTTgctgtctttgaaaataaaatctatgtTGTTGGAGGATATTCTTGGAATAATCGATGTATGGTGGAAATAGTTCAGAAATATGATCCAGAGAAAGATGAGTGGCATAAAGTGTTTGACCTCCCAGAATCCCTTGGTGGCATTCGAGCCTGCACTCTTACTGTTTTCCCACCAGAGGACAACACAGGGTCACCATCTAGAGAATCTCCTCTTTCAGCACCTTAG
- the KLHL13 gene encoding kelch-like protein 13 isoform X3, which translates to MMWRDTLSLVEEEDPHMKVSLGSSDMGVSAHLQSSKTGTTRFFTSNTHSSVVLQGFDQLRVEGLLCDVTLVPGDGDEVFPVHRAMMASASDYFKAMFTGGMKEQDLMCIKLHGVNKIGLKKIIDFIYTAKLSLNMDNLQDTLEAASFLQILPVLDFCKVFLISGVSLENCVEVGRIANTYNLTEVDKYVNNFILKNFPALLSTGEFVKLPFERLAFVLSSNSLKHCTELELFKAACRWLRYEEPRMEYAAKLMKNIRFPLMTPQDLINYVQTVDFMRTDNTCVNLLLEASNYQMMPYMQPVMQSERTAIRSDSTHLVTLGGVLRQQLVVSKELRMYDEKAHEWKSLAPMDAPRYQHGIAVIGNFLYVVGGQSNYDTKGKTAVDTVFRFDPRYNKWMQVASLNEKRTFFHLSALKGHLYAVGGRNAAGELATVECYNPRMNEWSYVAKMNEPHYGHAGTVYGGLMYISGGITHDTFQKELMCFDPDTDKWTQKAPMTTVRGLHCMCTVGDKLYVIGGNHFRGTSDYDDVLSCEYYSPTLDQWTPIAAMLRGQSDVGVAVFENKIYVVGGYSWNNRCMVEIVQKYDPEKDEWHKVFDLPESLGGIRACTLTVFPPEDNTGSPSRESPLSAP; encoded by the exons ATCTCTGGTGGAAGAGGAGGATCCTCATATGAAAGTATCTCTTGGTAGCAGCGATATGGGCGTTTCTGCCCACCTACAGTCTTCTAAGACAGGGACCACAAGATTTTTCACCAGCAATACTCACAGTTCTGTGGTATTACAG GGTTTTGACCAGCTGCGAGTGGAAGGTTTGCTTTGTGATGTGACACTTGTTCCAGGAGATGGTGACGAAGTGTTTCCAGTTCATAGAGCAATGATGGCTTCAGCAAGTGATTACTTCAAGGCCATGTTCACAG GAGGAATGAAGGAACAGGATCTGATGTGCATTAAGCTTCATGGTGTCAACAAAATAGGCCTAAAAAAGATCATTGATTTCATTTATACTGCAAAACTTTCCCTTAACATGGACAACCTTCAGGACACTCTGGAAGCTGCCAGTTTTTTGCAGATTTTACCTGTTTTGGACTTCTGCAAAGTGTTCCTTATCTCTGGG GTTTCGTTGGAAAACTGTGTTGAGGTTGGGCGAATTGCCAACACCTACAACCTCACGGAAGTGGATAAATACGTTAATAATTTCATCCTGAAGAACTTCCCTGCATTATTAAGTACTGGTGAATTTGTGAAACTCCCCTTTGAACGTCTTGCCTTTGTGCTTTCAAGTAATAGCCTTAAGCACTGCACTGAACTTGAACTCTTCAAGGCGGCTTGTCGCTGGCTGCGGTATGAGGAGCCGCGGATGGAGTACGCTGCAAAGCTCATGAAGAACATCAGGTTTCCACTGATGACGCCCCAGGATCTTATTAACTACGTTCAGACAGTGGACTTCATGAGAACTGACAACACCTGTGTGAACTTGCTTTTGGAAGCCAGCAACTACCAAATGATGCCATACATGCAACCGGTTATGCAGTCGGAGAGGACTGCCATTCGGTCGGACAGTACCCACTTGGTGACCTTGGGCGGagtgctgaggcagcagctggttGTCAGCAAGGAGTTACGGATGTACGACGAGAAGGCCCACGAGTGGAAGTCCTTGGCTCCCATGGATGCACCAAGATACCAGCACGGCATCGCCGTGATCGGAAACTTCCTGTACGTAGTGGGAGGGCAGAGCAATTATGACACGAAGGGAAAGACGGCGGTGGACACGGTCTTCAGGTTCGATCCTCGCTACAACAAGTGGATGCAAGTGGCATCTTTGAACGAGAAGCGCACCTTCTTCCACCTAAGTGCCCTCAAAGGACATTTGTATGCAGTCGGTGGCCGGAACGCAGCGGGTGAGCTAG CTACAGTGGAATGTTACAATCCCAGGATGAATGAATGGAGCTACGTCGCAAAAATGAACGAGCCCCACTATGGTCATGCTGGAACTGTGTATGGGGGATTAATGTATATTTCAG GGGGAATTACCCACGATACTTTCCAAAAGGAACTTATGTGTTTTGACCCTGACACAGACAAATGGACTCAGAAAGCTCCAATGACCACAGTCAGAGGTCTGCACTGCATGTGTACTGTAGGAGACAAGCTCTATGTGATTGGTGGAAACCACTTTAGAGGAACGAGTGATTATGATGATGTTCTAAGCTGTGAATATTACTCACCAACTCTAGACCAGTGGACTCCAATTGCTGCCATGTTACGTGGGCAAAGTGATGTTGGGGTTgctgtctttgaaaataaaatctatgtTGTTGGAGGATATTCTTGGAATAATCGATGTATGGTGGAAATAGTTCAGAAATATGATCCAGAGAAAGATGAGTGGCATAAAGTGTTTGACCTCCCAGAATCCCTTGGTGGCATTCGAGCCTGCACTCTTACTGTTTTCCCACCAGAGGACAACACAGGGTCACCATCTAGAGAATCTCCTCTTTCAGCACCTTAG
- the KLHL13 gene encoding kelch-like protein 13 isoform X4, translating into MLRFISHLYCCSSKEECSEDDKCILSRSLVEEEDPHMKVSLGSSDMGVSAHLQSSKTGTTRFFTSNTHSSVVLQGFDQLRVEGLLCDVTLVPGDGDEVFPVHRAMMASASDYFKAMFTGGMKEQDLMCIKLHGVNKIGLKKIIDFIYTAKLSLNMDNLQDTLEAASFLQILPVLDFCKVFLISGVSLENCVEVGRIANTYNLTEVDKYVNNFILKNFPALLSTGEFVKLPFERLAFVLSSNSLKHCTELELFKAACRWLRYEEPRMEYAAKLMKNIRFPLMTPQDLINYVQTVDFMRTDNTCVNLLLEASNYQMMPYMQPVMQSERTAIRSDSTHLVTLGGVLRQQLVVSKELRMYDEKAHEWKSLAPMDAPRYQHGIAVIGNFLYVVGGQSNYDTKGKTAVDTVFRFDPRYNKWMQVASLNEKRTFFHLSALKGHLYAVGGRNAAGELATVECYNPRMNEWSYVAKMNEPHYGHAGTVYGGLMYISGGITHDTFQKELMCFDPDTDKWTQKAPMTTVRGLHCMCTVGDKLYVIGGNHFRGTSDYDDVLSCEYYSPTLDQWTPIAAMLRGQSDVGVAVFENKIYVVGGYSWNNRCMVEIVQKYDPEKDEWHKVFDLPESLGGIRACTLTVFPPEDNTGSPSRESPLSAP; encoded by the exons ATCTCTGGTGGAAGAGGAGGATCCTCATATGAAAGTATCTCTTGGTAGCAGCGATATGGGCGTTTCTGCCCACCTACAGTCTTCTAAGACAGGGACCACAAGATTTTTCACCAGCAATACTCACAGTTCTGTGGTATTACAG GGTTTTGACCAGCTGCGAGTGGAAGGTTTGCTTTGTGATGTGACACTTGTTCCAGGAGATGGTGACGAAGTGTTTCCAGTTCATAGAGCAATGATGGCTTCAGCAAGTGATTACTTCAAGGCCATGTTCACAG GAGGAATGAAGGAACAGGATCTGATGTGCATTAAGCTTCATGGTGTCAACAAAATAGGCCTAAAAAAGATCATTGATTTCATTTATACTGCAAAACTTTCCCTTAACATGGACAACCTTCAGGACACTCTGGAAGCTGCCAGTTTTTTGCAGATTTTACCTGTTTTGGACTTCTGCAAAGTGTTCCTTATCTCTGGG GTTTCGTTGGAAAACTGTGTTGAGGTTGGGCGAATTGCCAACACCTACAACCTCACGGAAGTGGATAAATACGTTAATAATTTCATCCTGAAGAACTTCCCTGCATTATTAAGTACTGGTGAATTTGTGAAACTCCCCTTTGAACGTCTTGCCTTTGTGCTTTCAAGTAATAGCCTTAAGCACTGCACTGAACTTGAACTCTTCAAGGCGGCTTGTCGCTGGCTGCGGTATGAGGAGCCGCGGATGGAGTACGCTGCAAAGCTCATGAAGAACATCAGGTTTCCACTGATGACGCCCCAGGATCTTATTAACTACGTTCAGACAGTGGACTTCATGAGAACTGACAACACCTGTGTGAACTTGCTTTTGGAAGCCAGCAACTACCAAATGATGCCATACATGCAACCGGTTATGCAGTCGGAGAGGACTGCCATTCGGTCGGACAGTACCCACTTGGTGACCTTGGGCGGagtgctgaggcagcagctggttGTCAGCAAGGAGTTACGGATGTACGACGAGAAGGCCCACGAGTGGAAGTCCTTGGCTCCCATGGATGCACCAAGATACCAGCACGGCATCGCCGTGATCGGAAACTTCCTGTACGTAGTGGGAGGGCAGAGCAATTATGACACGAAGGGAAAGACGGCGGTGGACACGGTCTTCAGGTTCGATCCTCGCTACAACAAGTGGATGCAAGTGGCATCTTTGAACGAGAAGCGCACCTTCTTCCACCTAAGTGCCCTCAAAGGACATTTGTATGCAGTCGGTGGCCGGAACGCAGCGGGTGAGCTAG CTACAGTGGAATGTTACAATCCCAGGATGAATGAATGGAGCTACGTCGCAAAAATGAACGAGCCCCACTATGGTCATGCTGGAACTGTGTATGGGGGATTAATGTATATTTCAG GGGGAATTACCCACGATACTTTCCAAAAGGAACTTATGTGTTTTGACCCTGACACAGACAAATGGACTCAGAAAGCTCCAATGACCACAGTCAGAGGTCTGCACTGCATGTGTACTGTAGGAGACAAGCTCTATGTGATTGGTGGAAACCACTTTAGAGGAACGAGTGATTATGATGATGTTCTAAGCTGTGAATATTACTCACCAACTCTAGACCAGTGGACTCCAATTGCTGCCATGTTACGTGGGCAAAGTGATGTTGGGGTTgctgtctttgaaaataaaatctatgtTGTTGGAGGATATTCTTGGAATAATCGATGTATGGTGGAAATAGTTCAGAAATATGATCCAGAGAAAGATGAGTGGCATAAAGTGTTTGACCTCCCAGAATCCCTTGGTGGCATTCGAGCCTGCACTCTTACTGTTTTCCCACCAGAGGACAACACAGGGTCACCATCTAGAGAATCTCCTCTTTCAGCACCTTAG
- the KLHL13 gene encoding kelch-like protein 13 isoform X1: MPLKWKTSSPAIWKFPVPVLKTSRSSPLSPAYISLVEEEDPHMKVSLGSSDMGVSAHLQSSKTGTTRFFTSNTHSSVVLQGFDQLRVEGLLCDVTLVPGDGDEVFPVHRAMMASASDYFKAMFTGGMKEQDLMCIKLHGVNKIGLKKIIDFIYTAKLSLNMDNLQDTLEAASFLQILPVLDFCKVFLISGVSLENCVEVGRIANTYNLTEVDKYVNNFILKNFPALLSTGEFVKLPFERLAFVLSSNSLKHCTELELFKAACRWLRYEEPRMEYAAKLMKNIRFPLMTPQDLINYVQTVDFMRTDNTCVNLLLEASNYQMMPYMQPVMQSERTAIRSDSTHLVTLGGVLRQQLVVSKELRMYDEKAHEWKSLAPMDAPRYQHGIAVIGNFLYVVGGQSNYDTKGKTAVDTVFRFDPRYNKWMQVASLNEKRTFFHLSALKGHLYAVGGRNAAGELATVECYNPRMNEWSYVAKMNEPHYGHAGTVYGGLMYISGGITHDTFQKELMCFDPDTDKWTQKAPMTTVRGLHCMCTVGDKLYVIGGNHFRGTSDYDDVLSCEYYSPTLDQWTPIAAMLRGQSDVGVAVFENKIYVVGGYSWNNRCMVEIVQKYDPEKDEWHKVFDLPESLGGIRACTLTVFPPEDNTGSPSRESPLSAP; this comes from the exons ATCTCTGGTGGAAGAGGAGGATCCTCATATGAAAGTATCTCTTGGTAGCAGCGATATGGGCGTTTCTGCCCACCTACAGTCTTCTAAGACAGGGACCACAAGATTTTTCACCAGCAATACTCACAGTTCTGTGGTATTACAG GGTTTTGACCAGCTGCGAGTGGAAGGTTTGCTTTGTGATGTGACACTTGTTCCAGGAGATGGTGACGAAGTGTTTCCAGTTCATAGAGCAATGATGGCTTCAGCAAGTGATTACTTCAAGGCCATGTTCACAG GAGGAATGAAGGAACAGGATCTGATGTGCATTAAGCTTCATGGTGTCAACAAAATAGGCCTAAAAAAGATCATTGATTTCATTTATACTGCAAAACTTTCCCTTAACATGGACAACCTTCAGGACACTCTGGAAGCTGCCAGTTTTTTGCAGATTTTACCTGTTTTGGACTTCTGCAAAGTGTTCCTTATCTCTGGG GTTTCGTTGGAAAACTGTGTTGAGGTTGGGCGAATTGCCAACACCTACAACCTCACGGAAGTGGATAAATACGTTAATAATTTCATCCTGAAGAACTTCCCTGCATTATTAAGTACTGGTGAATTTGTGAAACTCCCCTTTGAACGTCTTGCCTTTGTGCTTTCAAGTAATAGCCTTAAGCACTGCACTGAACTTGAACTCTTCAAGGCGGCTTGTCGCTGGCTGCGGTATGAGGAGCCGCGGATGGAGTACGCTGCAAAGCTCATGAAGAACATCAGGTTTCCACTGATGACGCCCCAGGATCTTATTAACTACGTTCAGACAGTGGACTTCATGAGAACTGACAACACCTGTGTGAACTTGCTTTTGGAAGCCAGCAACTACCAAATGATGCCATACATGCAACCGGTTATGCAGTCGGAGAGGACTGCCATTCGGTCGGACAGTACCCACTTGGTGACCTTGGGCGGagtgctgaggcagcagctggttGTCAGCAAGGAGTTACGGATGTACGACGAGAAGGCCCACGAGTGGAAGTCCTTGGCTCCCATGGATGCACCAAGATACCAGCACGGCATCGCCGTGATCGGAAACTTCCTGTACGTAGTGGGAGGGCAGAGCAATTATGACACGAAGGGAAAGACGGCGGTGGACACGGTCTTCAGGTTCGATCCTCGCTACAACAAGTGGATGCAAGTGGCATCTTTGAACGAGAAGCGCACCTTCTTCCACCTAAGTGCCCTCAAAGGACATTTGTATGCAGTCGGTGGCCGGAACGCAGCGGGTGAGCTAG CTACAGTGGAATGTTACAATCCCAGGATGAATGAATGGAGCTACGTCGCAAAAATGAACGAGCCCCACTATGGTCATGCTGGAACTGTGTATGGGGGATTAATGTATATTTCAG GGGGAATTACCCACGATACTTTCCAAAAGGAACTTATGTGTTTTGACCCTGACACAGACAAATGGACTCAGAAAGCTCCAATGACCACAGTCAGAGGTCTGCACTGCATGTGTACTGTAGGAGACAAGCTCTATGTGATTGGTGGAAACCACTTTAGAGGAACGAGTGATTATGATGATGTTCTAAGCTGTGAATATTACTCACCAACTCTAGACCAGTGGACTCCAATTGCTGCCATGTTACGTGGGCAAAGTGATGTTGGGGTTgctgtctttgaaaataaaatctatgtTGTTGGAGGATATTCTTGGAATAATCGATGTATGGTGGAAATAGTTCAGAAATATGATCCAGAGAAAGATGAGTGGCATAAAGTGTTTGACCTCCCAGAATCCCTTGGTGGCATTCGAGCCTGCACTCTTACTGTTTTCCCACCAGAGGACAACACAGGGTCACCATCTAGAGAATCTCCTCTTTCAGCACCTTAG